The following nucleotide sequence is from Siniperca chuatsi isolate FFG_IHB_CAS linkage group LG2, ASM2008510v1, whole genome shotgun sequence.
agaTAACATCACCACAGTTACCTTGTAGGAAAATTGCCAGATAAATTGTGggtaattaattaatattaaacacTGCATCAGTAACCCTGTCTTtatttgagagaaaaaaggacCGAAGTTGCTCCTTCCTTTCCTATTTGGCTATTAAAAGTGAAGCTATAACTTTTGGTGAAACAGAAGCACAAGTACAAATGAGTTATAAAGTCAGCGAACTGACTCAGTAACATTGTGTATTAAGTGacatctatctaaagtttgctaacattaactACCACACGTTACTGGTCATACATTACCAGACCAAGTGAGGCTGCAGCAAGAAAAACCCATGATTGTATTGAACTGAGGGTGTGTTTTACTGctcattaattaaatgttttatttgtggttCTTTACTCAAAAGTCACATAATCTTGccttaaaggatcagttcacccaaattacaaaaaaacattctcatttacctctagtggtatccagccatgcagattttttagtttttttttatttctgcatttaaacTGACAGTCTGTTGCAAACACTTCAACTTCTTCAAGACATTTTCAACATGAATCACATAATAGCTGTTTTACATTACTTGAATATCACCcatcatttactgtatatatcaaGTGTTTCTTCCACCTTATTTTTTAATCACTGATATGTTGTATCCCAATAATTTGATGTATTTCAGCATTGTTGAATACATTGCTGCCAGAGGAGCttaaaacatttacagacaGGTATGTTTTCTTGTTCAACTGCATTGACTTTACTATTTTTTGCCCTCTGGACTACCTCTGAAAACTAACAAGCCTGGGACATCTCTGAGGAAATGTTTGGTTAGTTGTGCCTAACTTTTTCCATCAGACCTACAGGCGATGTGGATCATGAAATCTTGAAATAACTGTCAAACTAGTACTGTTGTAGTCCGCTCATCTCATCTCACTACATTCATATCACCATAATGAATGGAAGTCAGCCTGAAGGGTGCCTCTTAATTTAACTAAGGCTGAGtcaatgtttgttattttacacGAGCTGTGTCTGGATATTTACTCTCTATATGGGgacaatgttgttttgtgatCTTACTGATAGTGTTATagttacatacagtacttgATCCATTTTCAACTATTGAAAAGTTGAAGTGTAACTTGATAAATCATCTTTTATGCCTTACTTTTAACACCATTTTGTAGTTATGTTATTGATGTGTCCTCATCCACTTCATTAATACAGCTCACAAACCtgtgatatatattttatgatTCTTTACTATGTGATTTGTGTTATTCTGCTCTTTTATCGCTTATCAATAAAATATCCCACCTAACAACTCTCTTTTGTTATAGATTTGTACAACAAAACCCTTTTGTTCAAATtggtttaaatagttttaatgTATACAGACGGAAACAATCCTTCATTGCTCaataaagaagaaacaaaataagGAGGGACAGTTCACTTAAGGATTGTAACACATGTACAAGCTCGTCAAAGATGTAAGACCACAAAATCAATATAACACATATTTACACTTCTTTCTTAACAAACATGGAAGTAGATATTGAAGCTCAGAAGAACTTCACTGACAAGCTACcaaacattttaacagcaaTGACACAACATGATTCAAGAAAAGTGCATCATTTGTGCGCCAAATGATAACAGTGCAAGATCATACGTGATGCTTCCTGTTACGCTCCCTTATCATACATGCACCCTacgtttgtttagtttttagttgtttttttttcataatttgaaAACGACTGACATTTGACGTAGTGTGTTGTAGTGATGAAAACGTTCACCAAAGCTCCAGTTGTTCCCAAAAAGTCCAGGTGTCCCTTTGTTTTCCTTCCTGAGCGACAGTCTATATGTCGATGAGGCCAGTGGCCCCGCGAACTGAAATCAACTAATGGAAGAGAGCTGTTAAGCGTTAAGCGCTTTGGCTACATCTGTAAAGACCAGACGACTGGGCCTCTGCGTGGTCCCCTGGGAGGTTGTGAGAGTCTGTAGAGGAGATAAAACCGTCAGTTTACATGGTGACTCCAGCCTTGAATTGTAAGAAACTGTGATAAAAGCTACTTGTCCCACTGTAACAttctgttttgttcattttaggACCATCAAAACAGCTAAACCGACTTAATATTTTAGGATCTAGAATGGGATTGAttactgaaaccaaagaaaatgtgttaGGACCAGAGGCCACATGTATAAAACCATAGAGTATGCAAACTGTTTAGGGTATGTAGTAAGTTcactttgttaaaatgacaaaatgcattCTTCTCAATGCAATGCTCATCAGAAACAAGGGTTTGCTAAGGTCCCCACTTAGCAGCTATTTTGCGggctttcaactgcatttcaCATACTTCATCAAtgaatggagtttgctcagttgtcatgggaTTGGTTCAGTTGCCACatgtgagatgcagttgaaagcgatgaaaaaagctagtaagcaGTAAGATTGTGAGCTCACCTTCATGTTATGAAACTACTACTGAACAAAAATCTCTCGAATACcatataaaattaataaaactgcacttatttattatttttctttatcagtactgtttaacatatcactgtagACCACTCTACCACTGGAAGTCTTCAatgtgtgatggtgtgtgtaTCATCATGTTGGATGTGATTAtttgaaaataacacaaaacgTGGTGTTTTGCATACTTTTTGTGCTCATGTGGCCTCTGGAATATCTGATGTTAAAAGTATTAAGTTGAGGGAGCAcaaaggaaagaatgaaagatAATATGGCTGTAAGGTCAGGTAAAGACTTTAAGTGTTGGTGTGTGTCCTCTGTTAGCATATACTTTAATATTGATTAGTTAATGTAAAATgaattcatataaaaaaaatcaattacaaGCATCTAACCTACTAGTATTTATTTGAGATACTGAAACGATGATAGCATGAAATGAGGATTGTGGGGGAAAAAGAGATGGTTcaaaagagacacacaggtgataCTTTACCATGTTTGTCTTTTACCATTATGCCATTGTCAAAACTTTAAggaaaataaagataaattatGACAGTTACAGATTTACAGCTATTAatggaacaaaagaaaatgatagTGTAGATTACCTAATCAGCAGCCTAAAATAAAGCACACATGTACTGTGATATGGCAAAGACTTTatcatcacaacaacaaatgtaaaatatacagaTGGACTTAATTAAATCTACAGCTAACCCAAGCCACAAGAATCACTtcaagaaattaatttaaaaatgtgacaacaTACTTTCAGACTTTGATAAACGTTTGATGGGAAACAAATCCCTGCTCAAAACTTTCCATTAATGTCTATTTAGGAATATGGAGGAATATGAAATATGGTTATGTGGCTTCTGTGGTCATCAAACCATTCACCACTTGTGGTCTGAATGGGAGCACTTTCATTCTAGATAAGACAGTTGCCAAACAGACATAGTGGTTCATATGAGGATATAGaagaaaactaaaaactttCACTACACTTTCTACCAAACACTGCCCAGCTCACCTTGGCATTGGGACCTGTGAGGCTGCCTTCCCGGCCGTGGTCCAGTAGTTCCTGTTCCAGCAGGTCATCTTGTTCTTCAGCTGGGTCAAAGTTGTACATGGGCATGAGCTGGTGCCTCAACTTCTCCAACCTGCATGACAAGAGTTTAGAGGTGAAGACCAATTAGCGCTTTAAAAGGaataatgtacagcgagccaGTCATTACTGCAAAATTAACCCGATTCTAATAACCCGaagagtctatgatcagaactgcgtccatagcaacggtCTGTTATTCAGAAATACTGTAGAATGTAGACTGTAGAATgccgtaattgaccaatcagaatcaagtATTCAACAAATAAGTAAGAAGAAATTATGCCTGGTTGCAATGCCAGATTAACCTAGTAGGTTAAAAATGGGCAAAAATGTTCTTGCCCCTAGTAACCCTCTACCTGTAGCCTTCTGTGCAATGTGTATGTACCCTGTTGTCTCCAAGTTCCAATAGATAAGTAAATGTACATATGATAAGCATCTATTTTCATACCACGGTATACTGTGAAACCAGTATACTGCTGCAACcctaaaaataatatttttttttttactagattttgacacagggcccctcTACAAGGCACGGCCACAAAATTCTGCAGGACTTGCTTTAAGTTGATACTATATTTTAGTGGTGCAAATTCTGCTACaaatttattcattaaataatcaaattacaGAAACCAATTGACACATGGTAAaccagttggtaatccagccttgtctGGTTGTGGGATCAGCAAATAAAATCTTTATAAACTTACCGCTTTCGTTTCCGTATATACAGCATCTAGGATGGAGAAAAGACAAATTTAAACATGATATAGATGATAAAAATTAATTTCTGCTGAATCAAATGCTATTTTagagaacatttttaaatgattccTCACAATTGCCACTGCTAAACCAATGACAGTGATGATGCCAAAAGGTAGGAGCACCATTCCCATTCCCGAGCCTTCGATCACTGCCTCTGGAAACGTGGTGGCATTGAAGCTGGTCTCGTTCGTCGTTATAGTAACAGTCATTAATGTTGTTCTGGAGGTAATATTGTCTCTGGTGCTCGAGCTTGTCGAGAGGAAGGGGATTGTGGTCGTGGCAGTTGTGGAGAGAAAACTTGTAGTTGCCTTAGCTGCAGCAGTTACAGCCATGGTCAGGTGTAACTGTTTTAACTGAAGGATGTATTTTCAATCTGTGTGTGGATGTTGTTGTGCCACTCAGCCTCTAGTGTGTCTCATTGTCGACACAGGTGTCTTCCCTCTGGTTTGAGGTCTGCTGAGGCATTGATGATGCTTTGGCCGTATGATCTGGAGAATAAAacctaaaactaaaacaaaaaggaaaaacagtaCTAATGATTAATAAAGAGTTATTTTACTCATTTATAACTTTATATGTTATAGGAAGAAATGCATTGCAGGGAGTATGAATAATTGTGAGGTGATCATTTAAcccaaaatgctaaaatataattttcattttgcttCTGTGCActgattatttaattaaatctttgtataaaaaaaaaaattcacacatTTCAGTTTTGGCACACCCCACCCTCGATTTCATTCAAACCCCGGCTGATATGCCAGCGGGGTTGTGGTAGGTGTTTCGGGCAGGATGTGGGTAGCAAAGGCACAGGAGGAAAGTGGCATAACAAACTTGATAAAATACAGAGGAATAGTAACCACTCAAACTGTAACATGCACTGTGAGGAAATGTGTTGGCAGCGCGTTCAGACGTCGTAATCAAActtacacccacacacacacacacacactcacacacacagcttccatAAATATCCACTGCATCCAAGACTCAGTACACGTACttcccacccacacacattctGCAGACATCCCTGTGAGAGTAAAGAGCAATTGATCCTGAAGATTTACATATATGAGgagttttaaaaacatgttttcattttaaagcataGTTAAAAATAGACACATGATCCATTCCTCTCCCCTTAGTGTATCCTGTCTGCTTGTGCGCTTAATGAGGAACATGTGCAGCTGAAGCAAACAACCAATGAAAACCAAAGGCTGGATTCAGTCATTGCTGTTGGTCTAGTTAACAATCCCTGCACTGCAACAAGACAGAGCATGCAAACTTTTACATCTTTGTTTGAATCATAATCtcattactgtgtgttactgatacataacatgtttatttttagtcaAGATGCACTGTATCTCAGCTGTCCTGTACAAACAGCTGAGCTACTAATCCTGCCAACGTGACCAGGTCCTACTCCATGTGTCCTCTCAGATTAGAGATGCAAACATACCTTAACATACAACATGCATCACTTCAGAGGTGAGCTGCGGAAGGCCGGGGTTTGCTAGAGCAGGGAAAATTTCATTGGAAGAGGCAGCATTTCCTCCAGCAgctgcccctcctcctcctcctcttctgcttcCCCCCTTTAGCAGTGCAGGTCCTGCTCAGGCTGTTTACATtgacaaaacagacattttctctAAAGATGAACTCCACACACCAAAAGTAATCCTATCCCGGCTGCCTCCAAGAGATCCCCTTCCCGTTCTCAGATTGCCTCCTAGGATCTACTCCCCCCGTCTTGCCCCTTCTTGTATTTCACACAACAGAGGCTGCTCTAGGGATGCTGCAAACAGAGATCAGTGCGGCAAGCTCCCTCCCCCTTCACCCTGCAATTGGTCTAATGGCTTCAAGATGACAGATGCGGTTGGCTCCCTCAGCTGTCTATTTGGCTTTGCAGGGGTGAGAATGGGATTTAATGGCTCTGCACACCAGATGCTGTCAGACCCATGTGAATGACTGCATCCGGGTGGCAGGTCTGAGGAAATTAACCCTATGATGTCTTttctcagaaaaataaaaatacaaaaaaacagaaaaataaatcagaaagaAATCACAGACAAATGACTctcatagatttttttttttactttaaaatgaaGGATTTGTACAGTTATTCACAAATCACACAGATATATGATTGCACACATTTCCATTTGTACAATTATAAATatgttgaaaacaaaaaatgatacTCTTGTTTTATAGTTGTAACCCATTTTCACAACAGCTCCAGAATATCCACAAGGTCTTCAGCTCATTTTGAACAAGTTCCCAGTCATCATGGCCACAAATTCTGAAAgaattaaataaacataataaataacatagtaaataacataatatttttataatttactTATTACACTGTCATCCCATTTAGTTCAATCtaaggaaacattttttaatatactagtgtatttgaacatttttttaataacaaaaaaacacttgcaATGCAATCCTTGTCACAGAAAACTACAATATGGTAAGGATCATATCTTTTTGTAATTGAATTTCCATAATACACAACGATAGTTGGCAGGTTAAAGAATTCTGGAGTCATCCTGAAATATTAGCAAACAAGAATGTAACTTTTCAAGtgaatgtaattacatttttaatgaaggTTGTAGTGTTCATAACATTAACTTTAAATTTCATTCTTCAGTATTTACACATTAAATTAAAGAtcaaaagaacaatatttctaCAAAGCAGAACAGCGCTGTCAAAATGTACACTGTGATACCTTCCATTAacactaaatatatattttattatttataaagttTTTTGTAGAGTGGTTATGGACTGTAATTTAGGACATGAATATACATTCATACCTTCATAATCAATGGTTCCATCACCATCTTTATCTGCCTCCTTCATCATCTGCTCCGCCTCGACCTCATTTAGTGGTTCCCCTGCATTCATCAGTACATATCTGGAAaagaatattaaacataaaGGAAACACTGAAAGAGCATGATGACAAacaacttttttcatttcatttgttttatctgGATTTTAATTTGGGATCAAAAGAAATAATAACTTGTCACTCCAATCCAGTATGCAATAGATTAAAATAAGAATTTAGACAAAatgttgatgcttttcttttctgtcacttctgtttttcttacttGAGTGTGTTCCAGTCAATATATCCCTTGGCCTCTTTGTCAAATACTTTAAAAGCAGCTCTGAGTTCAGCATCCTGGTTCTTGGTTCTTTGGTGGTACAGTGCCATCAGACCCAGGAAGCTGTCACAGTTAAATATACCTTTACctgaaatgtcacaaaaataattagttcacacataacatttgtttgttggtttaGTGGACAGACCAAGAGTACACAAAGactgatatatttatatagacataaatacatacatactgtacatagaaGAGAAAATGCATTatcatgtcatttttatgtgcagtataattaaaaataatcaagtACAACACCACAGCTTTTACTACAATTATCTAACCACAGTTATTTGCATCCTAATGGACTGTATCTCTGAAAAAATGGTATTGGtctttattttcacaaatatcCTGAAAAGAGGTTGCTTTTAGGAAGAAATGTTTAGTGATATTTTAGCAGTAAAGAACATCTTCCATTTTCTTAAAGTTttataaaaaccaaaacattttagCTTCATTTTTCAAAGAATCTAGATTCTTGTATTTGGATAAACACATTCATGTGCGGCTATGACGCTATGATTTTAAAATCTAGCTATGTTTTGCATCTAGAACTGAGTCAGCATTAATTACGATTTGTTGTAaagcaaagaaataaattaaaaattaaatatctgCAATAAATCTTTGACATCAAAATGCCAAAACAGAATTAATGAAATGGCAGCATTGCAGttcagagagaagaggaagagtaGGGGAAATAGGAACCAGGAAAGAAAATGGCAAATTATATCCTCAGCATAATAGATGAAATGACAGATATAGCTCAAATTTCTTACTTATGTTAAAAGGAACTTAATTTGACATAAAAGCTATACTTATATCAGGAAAAAGATGTCCACCTTAAATTAGCAGAGGGCAGTATTTCAATGCTTTGCTGGGCACATAATGAAGCTTCTGTTCATATCACATGCCAATGACTGGAGATATAACCTTagatttttgttcttttatgaCTTTTCTGTATGATTAATTTTCACAGTGATGGTAGGAAACAATTTGTTACTATTAGGGAACTAATTGTTTGGATTAGGCTGTAAATTATTGAAAAAAGTGTGAATTTTAATTGGAAAAGAATAGACATCAACAACATCTTAAATTAACAAAACTTTTCTAACTGTCAAACTGTAGCTTGTTATCTTAAACTCATATACAATTCTGATTATGCCTTGAGgtgattgtttttgtgtgggtgtgtgtgtgcgtgcgtgtgtgtcacAACTATGGGATGCACAACATTCTTTTTATCAAGTTAAGCCATTACATATTATTATCACACATAGTGAAACACTGACATCTAGTGTTTAATGTAGTAACCGGCAGTAAAAACAGAATACTGCAGTATTAGATAATTTCATGCTTCTTTATAATGCACTTTGGAAGATGTTGCACGAATCTATCTA
It contains:
- the si:ch211-161c3.5 gene encoding uncharacterized protein C3orf18 homolog isoform X1, yielding MAVTAAAKATTSFLSTTATTTIPFLSTSSSTRDNITSRTTLMTVTITTNETSFNATTFPEAVIEGSGMGMVLLPFGIITVIGLAVAIMLYIRKRKRLEKLRHQLMPMYNFDPAEEQDDLLEQELLDHGREGSLTGPNAKTLTTSQGTTQRPSRLVFTDVAKALNA
- the si:ch211-161c3.5 gene encoding uncharacterized protein C3orf18 homolog isoform X2, encoding MAVTAAAKATTSFLSTTATTTIPFLSTSSSTRDNITSRTTLMTVTITTNETSFNATTFPEAVIEGSGMGMVLLPFGIITVIGLAVAIMLYIRKRKRLEKLRHQLMPMYNFDPAEEQDDLLEQELLDHGREGSLTGPNAKF
- the LOC122885282 gene encoding calglandulin-like, whose product is MASKLTEEQITEYKGVFEMFDEEGNGDVKTQELERLMSLMGINPTKRELNQMAKDVDKDGKGIFNCDSFLGLMALYHQRTKNQDAELRAAFKVFDKEAKGYIDWNTLKYVLMNAGEPLNEVEAEQMMKEADKDGDGTIDYEEFVAMMTGNLFKMS